In one window of Bombus vancouverensis nearcticus chromosome 10, iyBomVanc1_principal, whole genome shotgun sequence DNA:
- the LOC117163716 gene encoding sodium-coupled monocarboxylate transporter 2: MDGSGGSTRRSFDTIDCVVFAGMLAISVVIGVYQAYKSRKNEDAVREYLVGGQNMSIFPITMSLIASYVSGITILGLPAEMYVYGTQYWCVIIADLFVSLTMTMVYLPVFYGLGITSSYEYLNLRFNGAVRLMGSVMFLIKMLLYIPLVIYVPAVAFNQVTGINLHAIAVLVCVVCIFYTTLGGLKAVVWTDAIQTIVMFGGVIAIAIIGTNQVGGFEQVWKRNRDTDRIEFFDMNLDPTTRHTFWTVVVGNYFNWLASCSVNQSMVQRCLAMSNLKRANATIAIMAIGIISIVSLSCYTGIVIFAAFYDCDPIQTKRIKKSDQLLPFFVMEMTESIPGLPGLFVAGVFSAALSTMSTGLNSMSGVIYEDMIKPWLRISLSEVAASRVMKLTVLLMGTVCVTLVYLVEKLSGLIQAAKSLSGITAGPLLGVFTLGMFFPLANSAGALVGGFVSLNLVAWISFGTQAAISSGKIRFPTKPVSIDGCPESLKSQATNFTLVVETAIKEPPFFLYRMSYLWYTWLGCLTAILVGLLVSWITGPNKRTPGDEKLYTPVIHSLLRDSVAIAAKRQQEGVVTELEKMDGSCRRMDTASSRI; encoded by the exons ATGGACGGTAGCGGCGGTTCGACGCGGAGGTCGTTCGATACGATCGATTGTGTGGTGTTTGCCGGAATGTTGGCGATCTCGGTTGTCATCGGCGTATATCAGGCGTATAAGTCGCGAAAGAACGAGGACGCGGTTCGCGAGTACCTGGTGGGCGGGCAAAATATGTCCATCTTCCCTATAACGATGTCGCTGATAGCCAG CTACGTATCGGGAATAACGATCCTCGGTCTACCAGCCGAGATGTACGTCTACGGAACGCAGTACTGGTGCGTGATAATCGCCGATTTGTTCGTCTCGTTGACGATGACCATGGTCTATCTACCGGTGTTTTACGGTCTCGGAATCACTTCGTCTTACGAG TATCTCAACCTGAGGTTCAACGGCGCCGTTCGACTCATGGGTTCCGTCATGTTTCTCATAAAAATG TTGCTGTATATCCCCCTCGTGATATACGTTCCCGCGGTGGCGTTCAATCAAGTCACTGGAATAAACCTGCACGCGATCGCGGTGCTAGTCTGCGttgtttgcatattttatacCACTTTG GGTGGCTTGAAAGCGGTTGTTTGGACCGACGCGATTCAGACGATCGTCATGTTTGGCGGAGTGATAGCCATTGCGATAATCGGCACGAATCAAGTAGGCGGATTCGAACAAGTTTGGAAGAGAAATCGCGACACCGACCGAATCGAATTTTTCGA TATGAACTTGGATCCAACAACGAGACACACCTTCTGGACCGTGGTCGTCGGTAACTACTTCAACTGGTTGGCCAGCTGTTCCGTGAATCAATCGATGGTGCAACGATGCTTGGCCATGTCCAATTTGAAGAGGGCCAACGC AACGATCGCGATCATGGCGATCGGTATAATTAGCATCGTTTCGCTGAGCTGCTACACCGGCATCGTCATCTTTGCGGCGTTCTACGATTGCGACCCTATCCAGACCAAG CGAATTAAAAAATCGGACCAACTGCTACCGTTTTTCGTGATGGAGATGACCGAGTCGATTCCAGGACTGCCTGGACTATTCGTCGCGGGAGTGTTTAGCGCGGCTCTCAG CACCATGTCGACCGGATTGAACTCCATGTCTGGCGTCATCTACGAGGACATGATAAAACCGTGGCTGCGAATATCTCTATCGGAAGTAGCGGCCAGTCGGGTGATGAAGCTGACGGTGCTGTTGATGGGGACCGTTTGCGTGACGCTCGTTTACCTCGTCGAGAAACTCAGCGGACTGATTCAG GCTGCCAAGAGCTTGTCGGGGATCACGGCGGGACCGTTGCTCGGAGTCTTTACGCTGGGCATGTTTTTCCCGCTCGCAAATTCCGCG GGAGCGTTGGTCGGCGGATTCGTTAGTTTGAACTTGGTCGCTTGGATCTCGTTCGGCACTCAGGCGGCCATCTCCAGTGGAAAGATTCGTTTCCCGACCAAGCCAGTATCCATCGACGGATGTCCGGAATCGCTCAAGAGTCAGGCTACGAATTTTACGCTGGTCGTCGAAACCGCGATCAA GGAACCGCCCTTCTTCCTCTACAGAATGTCGTATCTTTGGTACACGTGGCTCGGCTGTCTAACAGCGATACTCGTCGGACTGCTCGTCTCGTGGATCACGGGGCCGAACAAACGCACGCCGGGCGATGAGAAGCTCTACACGCCCGTTATTCACAGTCTGTTGCGCGATTCGGTCGCGATCGCCGCCAAACGGCAACAG GAGGGCGTCGTCACGGAACTCGAGAAAATGGACGGAAGCTGTCGCAGAATGGACACAGCTTCGAGCAGGATTTAA
- the Rcd-1 gene encoding required for cell differentiation 1: MTKMGSQQSPAALQSTVDREKVYAWIIELSNSETRENALLELSKKREVVPDLAPMLWHSFGTIASLLQEIINIYPAINPATLTAYQSNRVCNALALLQCVASHPETRSSFLQAHVPLFLYPFLHTVSKTRPFEYLRLTSLGVIGALVKTDEQEVITFLLTTEIIPLCLRIMESGSELSKTVATFILQKILLDDSGLSYICQTYDRFSHVAMILGKMVLSLAKDPSARLLKHVVRCYLRLSDNPRALLALRQCLPDQLRDNTFATCLQEDASTKHWLNQLLKNLETGPQPVPPAQPGQQDPRTIGLSPLAS, translated from the exons ATGACGAAAATGGGTTCGCAGCAAAGTCCAGCCGCGTTGCAGTCGACGGTGGATCGCGAGAAGGTTTACGCCTGGATAATCGAATTGTCGAATTCGGAGACGAGGGAGAACGCGTTGCTGGAACTTAGCAAGAAACGGGAGGTCGTGCCCGATTTGGCTCCGATGCTTTGGCATTCGTTCGGAACGATCGCGTCGCTGCTTCAAGAGATAATAAACATATATCCGGCTATCAATCCGGCCACTCTAACCGCGTATCAGAGCAATCGAGTGTGCAACGCGTTGGCTCTGTTGCAGTGCGTTGCCAGTCACCCGGAAACCAGATCCTCGTTTCTGCAG GCTCACGTGCCGCTGTTCTTATATCCGTTTCTACACACGGTCAGCAAGACCCGTCCGTTCGAGTATCTTCGATTGACCAGCTTGGGAGTGATAGGAGCTTTGGTAAAGACCGACGAGCAAGAGGTGATTACGTTCTTGCTCACTACGGAGATCATCCCGCTTTGCTTACGCATCATGGAAAGCGGCTCCGAATTAAGCAAGACGGTGGCTACGTTCATCCTGCAGAAGATTTTGCTGGACGATAGCGGTCTTTCCTACATCTGCCAAACGTACGATCGATTCAGTCACGTTGCCATGATTTTAGGAAAGATGGTGTTATCCTTGGCCAAAGATCCTTCCGCCAGGCTGTTGAAGCACGTGGTCAGATGTTATCTTAGACTGTCGGACAATCCAAG GGCATTGCTGGCGCTCAGACAGTGTTTACCCGACCAGCTGAGGGACAACACGTTCGCCACTTGCCTGCAAGAGGACGCGTCCACGAAACACTGGTTGAATCAGCTTTTGAAGAATTTAGAGACCGGCCCTCAACCCGTGCCACCGGCGCAACCGGGTCAACAGGATCCTAGAACTATCGGCTTGTCGCCACTTGCTTCTTAA